The following are from one region of the Corylus avellana chromosome ca1, CavTom2PMs-1.0 genome:
- the LOC132167453 gene encoding LEAF RUST 10 DISEASE-RESISTANCE LOCUS RECEPTOR-LIKE PROTEIN KINASE-like 2.2 codes for MGYSSTLLCLSTFIISLSLLALSSFTTADDAAVMSELLTAVSPTPSGWSASTSYCEWENVTCDGNSRVTIINLVSKNLSGILPSNLGSLTQLTSLSLQGNSFYGPLPSLANLSSLQQLYLDNNNFSSIPDGFFQGLTSLQTLILSQNSNLAPWTIPTELTQATSLATLYASNANVVGSLPDIFDSFLSLKDLQLSFNNFAGPLPKSFGGSGIQILWLDNQKNGLSGTIDVLSSMTQLKQVYLNDNNLTGSIPDSLATLPDLQLLDVSNNNLTGSIPKFTSTVTFNAAGNPLLGRTTPSSGNGGGTASGETSVSPGMIAAIVTLSAAIGVVIVVICCFRRKFLSNKIIFFWKKKSPTHQTVQTFLRNHRPLAFRRYSYSDIKKITNFFRDKLGEGGYGGVYKGKLQDGCLVAVKILKESRGTDGEEFINEVESISKTSHINIVSLMGFCFEGSKRALMYEFMPNGSLEKFIHKENPSMVDRGLEWMALYEIALGIARGLEYLHRGCNTRIVHFDIKPHNILLDENFCPKISDFGLAKICPREKSSISMSGTRGSAGYIAPEVYYKNFGGVSHKSDVYSYGMMVFEMVRGKRNTDIENTDCTSEIFFPHLIYKCLEQDEDLGLEGLINENDQECAKKMIIVSLWCIQTDPSSRPPISKVINMLEGSLESLQVPPKP; via the coding sequence ATGGGTTACTCCAGCACCCTTCTTTGTCTCTCTACCTtcattatctctctctctctcctcgcTCTTTCATCCTTCACCACCGCTGATGACGCCGCGGTCATGTCCGAGCTCCTCACCGCCGTCAGCCCAACTCCAAGCGGCTGGTCCGCCAGCACAAGCTACTGTGAGTGGGAAAACGTGACTTGCGACGGCAACAGTCGTGTCACCATCATCAACTTGGTTTCCAAGAATCTGTCGGGGATTCTTCCCTCCAATCTCGGCTCTCTCACCCAgctcacctctctctctctccaaggGAACTCCTTCTATGGGCCCCTACCCTCCCTTGCCAACCTCTCCTCGCTCCAACAACTCTACCTTGACAACAACAATTTCTCCTCCATCCCCGACGGCTTCTTCCAAGGACTCACCAGCCTCCAGACCTTGATCTTGAGTCAAAACTCGAATCTTGCACCCTGGACTATCCCCACCGAGTTGACTCAGGCCACTAGCCTGGCCACCCTCTACGCCAGCAATGCGAATGTGGTTGGGTCCTTACCAGATATCTTCGACTCCTTCCTGAGCCTGAAGGATCTCCAGCTTTCGTTCAACAATTTCGCTGGCCCTTTGCCTAAATCTTTTGGAGGATCTGGAATTCAGATCCTCTGGCTCGACAACCAGAAAAATGGCTTGTCGGGTACCATCGACGTGTTGTCTTCTATGACCCAGTTGAAACAGGTGTATCTAAATGACAATAATTTGACCGGTTCCATACCGGATAGCTTGGCCACCTTGCCGGACCTGCAGCTTCTTGACGTTTCGAACAATAACCTTACTGGGTCGATACCGAAATTCACATCGACGGTCACGTTCAATGCTGCCGGCAATCCGTTGCTTGGGAGGACTACTCCGAGCTCTGGAAATGGAGGAGGAACAGCGTCGGGTGAAACTTCCGTCTCCCCCGGTATGATTGCTGCTATAGTTACTTTATCTGCTGCAATTGGAGTTGTGATAGTTGTAATATGCTGCTTCAGGAGAAAGTTCTTgtccaataaaattatttttttttggaagaagaaaagtccAACCCATCAAACTGTCCAAACCTTTTTAAGGAATCATAGACCTCTTGCTTTTAGAAGATATAGTTATTCAGATATCAAGAAAATAACCAACTTTTTTAGGGATAAATTAGGTGAAGGAGGTTATGGTGGTGTCTACAAGGGAAAGTTACAAGATGGATGTCTTGTGGCTGTAAAGATTCTCAAAGAATCGAGAGGTACTGATGGAGAAGAATTCATTAACGAGGTTGAAAGCATTAGTAAGACCTCTCATATCAACATTGTCTCTCTTATGGGCTTTTGCTTTGAAGGTTCTAAAAGAGCTCTAATGTACGAGTTTATGCCTAACGGATCTCTAGAGAAGTTCATACATAAAGAAAATCCATCAATGGTTGACCGTGGATTGGAATGGATGGCATTATATGAGATTGCACTAGGCATTGCTCGAGGATTAGAATATTTACATAGGGGTTGCAACACACGAATCGTGCATTTTGATATAAAGCCTCACAACATTCTTTTGGATGAGAACTTTTGCCCAAAGATttctgattttggccttgcaaaAATATGCCCTCGAGAAAAGAGTAGCATATCAATGTCGGGTACTAGAGGATCTGCAGGATATATAGCTCCGGAAGTATATTACAAAAATTTTGGAGGGGTCTCTCACAAGTCAGATGTTTATAGTTACGGAATGATGGTTTTTGAAATGGTTAGGGGAAAAAGGAATACAGATATCGAGAATACTGATTGTACcagtgaaatattttttccgCACTTGATTTACAAGTGTCTTGAGCAAGATGAGGATCTAGGACTGGAGGGCcttataaatgaaaatgatcaaGAATGtgcaaaaaaaatgataatagtGAGTTTGTGGTGCATACAAACTGACCCTTCAAGCCGACCACCAATTAGTAAAGTTATAAATATGTTGGAAGGGAGTCTCGAATCCTTACAAGTACCACCCAAGCCTTAA